The genomic interval GCCAACGGCCCCAACCAGGTGTAGGTGACCGACATCACCTATTTGCCCCGACAGGGCGGTAGCTGGCTGTACTTGGCCGTGTGGCTCGACCGCTGCTCGCGCAAAGTCGTCGGGTTTGATGCCTCTGATGAGGCACGTAGGACATGCGCGAGACGATGCCCTAAGACCTAGTCAGCGAAGCCCTGCGCCGCGCCATAGCCGTACGCCGCCCATCGGCCGGGCTCGTCGTCCACTCCGACTCAAGGGGACGCCGGGGCGTCACCTTGAGTAGCCAGTACTCGGCTATCCGCTTCAAAGACTTGGTCGCCAAACACGGCGCCCAGCAAAGCATGAGCCGGCGCGGTAACTGCTACAATAACGCCCACGGCGAATCCTTTTGGAGCCGCTTCAAGGCTGAATTGCTCGACGGCGGCAGCTTTCCCGGCTCGGCCGAAGCCAAGCTCGAAATCAGCCACCACATCGCCTAGTACCACGCCGAGCGCCAACATTCCGCCCTCGGCTACCACTCCCCCAACCACTCCGAAGCCCAACTCAAAAATACGTCCCAGTTGTGTCCGGCTTAGCTAGACAACCTCATAATTACACCTTTTTCATTCTATTACGCTTAAGGAGGCAACATTAACCCAAAACGACATCGCACATCTTCATTTGTGCAGAGGATGGTTAAGCGTTGGTATATATTTTACCATAATTTAGATGGCCAGTTGAAAGTATAAGCGTTGCTCAAGTCTCAGGGCGATGCGTACCATCGTATCTAGTTGAAAAATCCTGTAGCTTATAAGTACCTGCTTGAGGAGATTGCACCCAACCTATCATAAGTCGATTTCCAAGTAGGTAGGCACGACCGATGTCGACGAAATCGACCTGCTCAGTGTCCTGTTTCCTTTTGAAGTGTCGGCGCTTACAGAGTAAAGCAGTTTGGCTATTCTACAAAGTGGCATTCGCTCTTTCGCTCATTAAAAATTACGACTTTAAATAGGCTTTTCAAGCTATTATATTTATTACTAATGTCTATCCAATTCACTACTAAGAATTCTGGAACAGCCACCGATATTGATGTAGCACTTTTAGTGCGAGCATTTTTTGTAGCTATATATGTCTTGATCGGCTAACGGTAATGATGTTCAACTAAGTTAGTTAGTGTTTACAGACTAGTGAGAAGGCAACGCCGGATAATAAACATCTTTTAAATATAGTATTCTGCATTCTAGCTGTCACTGGTAGTAATCCCATGTGTACCTAGCCCGATCCTGTGTGGACTTAACGTCCAACTCATCACCATTTCAAATCCTTTGCTTAGCTCTCTCGACCATTACCTGATAGTTCTTACTCAGCTTATTTGACCTGAATTGGTAATTAAAGTCAATTAGCAGAACAAAAATTTCTGGTTCAAAAACAATAATAGCTGAATAAATACAAATTATTCGTTATGTAAATACGGCCGTTGAGTACGTATTTGACTACGTTCAGTCATGGGATGGCAATGAGGTGGTGCTAATAGATTATCTTGTTAACAAGCTTCTATATTCTGCTTATGTCTACTTCAGCACCGTTACTTGCTTCTTCTGAGCACGAAGAATATATTGCTACCTTACAGCATGCCTTGGAGGTGGCTACCGCTCGGGCCAAAATAGCCGAGCAGCGTCTAACGGAACTAACCGAGCATCTACACGAAGGGGTGTTGTTGGTTGATTCGGAAGGCATAATCTCTGTCATCAATACGCAGTTGTGTGAACTGCTCGGGTTGCCTGGCGCGTCGCGTCAATGGATTGGCAAATCCATCAGTGACTTGGTTGAGCAAGCGGAGCATACCATCCTAGACCAATCGGCCTTCGCCCAGCTCTTGCACGAAGCTTACGCCTACCAAGGACGAGCAGACTACGTGGTGCGCTTGCCGGACGGTCGCGTCTTGCTCCGGGATAGCCGCCCACTCGGGCCCTCAGAAATGTCGAATGGCTTTTTGGTGTGCTATCGCGATGCCACAGCTCAATTTCGTATCGAAGATGCGTTGCGACAGGTGGCTCTCGTGCCTGATCAAAATCCTAACCCGATTGTGCGACTTGATCACCGTGGGCAGGTATTATACATGAACCCAGCGGCGCAACGTTGCCGGACCGAATGTACACCTGAGTCTTTTGCGCGCGCCGACGCGGAAATGCGCCTTGCCGCCGCCCGCGCCTTAGCGAGCGGCAGCGCAGAGCGATTCAATATGAGTGCTGGTACGTATCATTTTGACGTGTTCGTCGTGCCTATCTCGGCCGAAGGATACGCCAACCTCTACTTAGTGGACATGACAGCCCGCTACTTGGCCGAGCAGCGAACTCGTGATACGCAGGCGCACTTAGCCGAGCAACAGGCCTTTATGCAACAGGTGCTCGACACGGATGCCTCTATGATCTATGTACGCGACGTAGAGGGACGATTCATTTTCCGGAATCTCGCCCTGGTGCAGCTTTCAAAATTAACGTACCCCCTCCAGTCAGATAGTCCAGCTACCCCCCTCACGACCGAGCAACAACAATGGGCTGCCGCTGACCAACAGGTGCTGGCAACCGGCCAAGAAGTTGTGACGGAAGATACCTTGACACTGCTGGACGGCAGCATTCGCTATTTTCATACGATCAAACGGCCTTTACCACGACCGGATGGCACGGTGCATATCCTAGGAGTCAGCACGGATGTTACGAGCCTGAAACAAACAGAACTAGAGCTGAAGCACCGCGAAAAGCAGTACCGTGATCTACAGCACTACACGCACGCCTTAATCGGCACGCATGATTTACAAGGTAACATGTTGAGCGTAAATCCAGCGCTTGAAGCTTTGTTAGGTGTTTCCGCCGCAGAACTGGTAGGAACTAGTCTGGCGACTATTATGCCAGCGGCAGATGCAGTAACTTTTCCACATTACTTGGAACGCATTGCCGCTGCTGGCGAAGAAACGGGTGTGCAGCGTGTACAGATAGACAGCGACGGGACCATTCGTTATTTACTCTACCGTAATTTGCTCGTGCAGGAACCCGGTCAAGCTGCGTACGTCGTGTCTCACGCCCATGATATCACCGAACGCATTCATGCGGAAAGAGCCGTCTTGCACGCGAAAGAGGCTGCGGAAAGCGCTGCTCGCGCCAAGGAAAGTTTCTTGGCTAATATGAGCCATGAGATTCGCACCCCATTGAATGGTATATTGGGTATGGCCGGGCAGTTAGCTAAAACTCGTTTAGATGCACGTCAGCGGGAGTTTGTACACGTGATCCTCTATTCCGGTCAGCACTTGCTTAGCATCCTCAATGATGTGCTTGACATGGCTAAGATTAGCGCGGGTAAATTAGAGTTAGAACAAATTCCCTTCCATGTGGATGACGCGATCACGCAGGCACTGCAACCCCTTGTCTTACAGGCCGCCAAAAAAGGCATAACCTTCAAGGAGGTATCTGTTCCTGAATCTAGTTCATTCCCGTGGGTAGTAGGTGACATGCACCGGCTAAATCAGATACTAATCAATCTGGTAGCAAATGCCGTTAAGTTTACCGAAATGGGGGGGCAAGTGCAAGTCGGTACCTACTGGCACGCCGAAGATGCCGAAACGATCACCCTTGAATTTCGCGTTGAAGACACGGGTATTGGCATTTCTCCTGAAAAACTACCGCACATTTTCGACGATTTTCAGCAAGCGTATGCAGCTACTTCCCGGCAGTATGGTGGCACAGGTTTAGGCCTAAGTATCAGCCGCGCTATTGTGCAGCAAATGCACGGGGAGATACTTGTAAAAAGTGAGGTAGGAGTAGGCAGCACATTTGCTTTTCGGCTCCCATTTCAGAAAGCCGCTGACAAGACATCAGCCCCTGTTGTTACCCCGTATGATACGGGCTGCTTGCGTGGTCTTCGCGTGCTACTGGCCGAAGATAATCTTGTCAATCGGAAGGTAGCGAATCTATTATTGCAGGAGTGGGGCTGCGTTGTCGTTGAGGCTACTGATGGACACATGGCCTTGCTGCAGGCGCAAACGCAGGTTTTTGATATCATTTTGATGGACATTCAAATGCCTGGTCTGAGTGGAGTTGAAGTGACCACTGCCATTCGCGCCATTTTGGACCCTACACGTGCGCAAATTCCCATTATGGCACTCACCGCAAATGCTTTTCAATCTGACCTTGCTTTCTATCGCGCGGCAGGAATGAACGACTGCCTAGCCAAGCCATTTCGCGAAGAGGAATTTTACCACAAACTCGTTACCCTACAACGCATATATTCTACTTCCCCACTCTACGATCTACGCTATTTGCACGAGATGGCCAACGGGCGCCCTACATTTGTGACGAGTATGTTGCAGGCCTTCCGGCAAAGTAGTACGCTAGTGCTGGCAGAATTGCGTGCAAACGTTACGGTAGCAAACTGGACCCGTGTGGGCGAGTTGGTACATCACCTTAAACCTAACTTAGAAATGCTGGGTGTTACAGCCGCTGTAGACCCCATCCAGTTACTTTACAGCGTACGGCAACGGCAGGAATCTTCACTCGCATATGAGGAGGAAGAGCTGCAAACAGCCGCAACAAAGCTGATTGAATTAGTAAATCGTATTGTAACAACTTTACCGCACGCTAATTAGCTCCTTTGATTGCAACTGCATTACGCGACGGCGGAGCAACTGTCGAACAGGCTCAACAAGAAAGCGTAGGTTATCGAAGAAATTACAGGCTAGGTTAGCCTAGCTGTTGACCAACTGATTTGAGGTTACGCATACGTTCACTTAAACTAAAGACTGCGAAGTTTGCTAAAAAAGTCTTCGCGATACGCTTTGCCTAAGGGTATTTCGTACGATCCAAGCAAAATCATGCTATCTTCTACGGCGTGTATATGGTGTGTATTAATCACGTAGGAACGGTGTACTCGCTGGAAATGCGCAAACGGCAAGCGTTCTGCTAGTGCTTTGAGCGTTGCGTAAACGATATGCTTTTGTTTTTCTGTTACTAGGATGGAGTAAGCTGATAGGGCTTCGATATAGTAAACGTCATCAAAGTTTAACCGCACCAGCTTGTTGTTGGTTTTCACGTACAAGTGTGCGTCATCAGTCGTGGTCGTGAGGTCTGCCGGTAACAACTGGGCGTTCGTTTGCAGGCGACTCACGGTGCGCGCGAAACGAGCATAGGCGACTGGCTTGACCAAATAGTCAGCGACTTGTAAATCGAACGCGTCCTCGGCAAAATCACGGTGCGAAGTTACCAGTACGACCTGTGGGTGTGGTTGGGGCAGAACGCGCAGCAACTCTAAGCCAGATAAATGCGGCATTTCGATATCCAGAAAGAGGACGTCGGCGTGGCCGCCATTGCGAAAGAAATTGAGCGCTTGCACGCCATCCGGTAAGGAAACCTGCCAAGTAAGGTTGTCAGTTATCTCAATAAAATGTTGTAGCGCCAAGCGGCTCATGGGGTTATCATCAATAATAACGCAGGCCAGTGTAGGGAGAAATTCAGGCTTAGACATGGCAGTCAAATAGCGAGGAATATACTCGTTAATAAACTTATTTAATTAGCAAAAAATATCATTCGTGTACAAAATATAACCGTTGGCTTAGAAGAGCAGCAGCATTGTTTTGTCCAGTGTAGTTTTGACTTATTCCTGCTACGGCGGCGAATGATGCAGTCAGTCTGCAGTAGAGTTGAGCTGTTATTTAACGTTTCTTCTTACCTAACCTTTCTAACCATGAGCTTTATTGCTGAATTTAAGGAGTTTGTTTCTAAAGGAAACGTACTGGACCTAGCAGTAGGTGTTATTATTGGTGCCGCCTTCAGTAAAATTGTAGATTCGATGGTCAACGACATTCTAATGCCTGTAGTTGGCTTAGCTAATCATGGCAAAGACTTCAAGGACGCATTTCTGACGCTAAATAGCGAGAGCTACGGCACGCTGGAGCAAGCAAAAGCGGCGGGGGCAGCTACGCTCAACTACGGCCTGTTTTTGAATGCCGTACTCAATTTTTTAATTATTGCCTTTGTCATTTTTTGGGTTGTGAAACTAGCTAATTATTTCAGGCGCCCCGCTCCAACTCTTCCCGTACCCGTGCTGCAGTTGACGAAAGACCAAATGCTGCTAATGGAAATCCGCGACTCGCTACGGCCCGAAACCCGTCTAATTGCACATTAAAACTGGCATCCGTGGACGTGCTAGAAATTAGCGATGGACAAAATAAATTCTTCTCAGGAAACCTTGTATTTCAGTAACGTAACCGGCCAAGTAATTTATCATCCGGCAGGGTACATAGGCATTAACTGGTTTATTTCTCCCTTGGCTGGGGCCTCCTTTCGCGAAGTATTAGAACACGTTTTGGTGCTGTTGAAACAAAAAGGGCTTCATAAGATCTATTCTGATCACCGCGGAATGCCACCCGTATGGATCGACGAATGCGCTTGGTTACTCCACGACTGGTTTCCTCGATTGGCCCGAGAAATACAATATGGCTATTGTGCCTTGGTGCAGGATCGCGCTACCATTGGTAGCGCGGTGTTGCACTTGACGCTGGCCCGGATAGATACGTTACCGCTCAACGTGTCCTGTTTCGAGGCTAGCGAAGAAGCCTTGCTGTGGTTAAAAGAGGTATAGCGGCTACAAGCTGATAGTTTCCCCATGCGGTCGTTAGCGGGTGCTACTACGCTACGTAACAGTGTAATGGAATATAAGTCATCCCGTCATGGCGTGAGGAAGTAGCAACGGGGGCCTTACACGAAGAGCTAGGGTATGGAGCAGAAAACCTTCAGAAGCTGACCAACTGCAGATTCGCGTTAGATAAGATGGGAATAACCTGGAGACTTTCGCATCACTTCCTTCTATTTGTTGATGAAAATAAAACAATTCAAAGATGAAACCTTTTCTCAATTATCTTACGCCGTTGTAAGCGAAAGCACACACGAGATTGTCTTGATAGATCCCGCGCGCAATCCGCAGCCTTATTATGAGTATGCCCAGGTACAACAAGCACGCATCGTAGGCATTATTGAGACGCACCTGCACACTGATTTTGTGAGCAGCCATTTGGAGATTGCCTGCGCGACGGGATCCGTAATTCGGGTCAGTCGCCGAGGTAACGTGCATTTTCCTCATATAGGGTTCGACGAAGGAGATTCTTTTCAACTAGGGAACCTTACGTTTCAGGCCCTAAACACGCCTGGGCATTCTCCCGAGTCTGTAAGCATTGTTTTATGTCACACTGAAAAATGTGTGGCCGTTTTTTGCGGCGACACCTTGCTTACGGGCGACGTAGGTCGTCCTGCTTCACAGGAGTCGGACACTAACCTGCCGCAGTATGAAGCGGCGGCCCGGCAACTTTTTCATAGCATTTACAAAAAGTTATTACTGCTGGCTGATAACGTGTTGATTTATCCGGCGCATGGCGACAAATACAGCAATATTGGAACGGAGAAAGTCGGGAATTATGCTCTACAAGCTAATACGGAGGAAGAATTTCTGACCCTGGTACACGCTGATGCATCGCGTACTTCACCCTATATCGCCTTGGCGGCGTTATTGAACAAAATGGGGGCGCCAGCCTACCAATGGAGTATCAGCCGCGTGGTACGGCTAAGTGCAGTAACCTGTATGGAGACGGGAATATTGATTATTGATACGCGTTCAGCCCCACTGAGACAGCTCGCACCAGTCCATTGTGCTGTTCACCTACCACTGGATCAGCAGTTTGTCATTGGCCTAGCCAATCTCGTGTGTTCAGGCGAGCTTTTCTATCTCGTAGCGGCTGATGAACACAGCCGGGAGAAACTCATTCAACAAACGGCCAAAATTGGTTATGAGACGCTACTCAAAGGCACGTTGGTTTTTTCTGCCAATGCCGCAGACTGTTTAAGTGCTTGCTCAACAGGGTCGCACTAGCGCACAAATTGAGTGACGGGATCCAGTAAATATTCAAAGGTTTTACGTAGTTAATATGGCTGCCTTAGAGAGAGTTTTGCACAATGAAAAAAAACTTGTTGCGGCTCAGTGGAGCGTCCAACATCAATGGTCGCAAGCTGAACCCACTGCTTCGCTAGCGTTGATTCGTTCATTAGCTCCTGCTAAGCGAACGGCTATTATTGACGTCAGTGGGGGGGAAAGCCTTTTAGTGGATTATCTGCTGGCGGAGGGCTACCAGGACATAACTGTATTAGATCAATCCGCCCCGACTATCGCGCGGGCACAGCGGCGACTCGGCCTCCGTAGTCAGCAAGTACAGTGGATTCGAGCTGACATTGGAAAGTTTGCTCCGGAGAGGCAATACGTTATCTGGCATGATCGAACTACCTTTCACGAGTTAACGCCCGGGTTGGAATTAGCCCGGTACCTGCAGCTAATCCGTAGGGCCATACAGACAAAGGGAGTTTTGCTACTGAGCACCTGTCCCTGCGGGCGCTCACAAAAAGAAGCGGTAGCGTTTCATTCGTACAGCGAACAAGTGTTAACGGCGCAATTAGTAGATGGCTTTTCAAAAATAGCCAGCTGGCCGGAGATTCTAGATCCGGCAGTTACTGCTCCGCATGCGTCTGTGCTCTGTGCATTCCGCCAAGGCTACCCTGACCTAATAGAGTAGGACCTTGTTATGTTGAAAGATCCTCACCACTCCATACGTACCTGCTGGAAGTGTCCTATCCGGAAATAAGTTAACAGTTTTTCCTCGTGGCTGTTGCAGAAGTGCTAGCCTAGTATCGGGTGCTCCCGTAAAGAGAGGATGCAAGGCAAGAAGCAGTTCACGGATCAGGTGGTCACCCACTTCCGGCTCTCCGAGTGGGTGACCACCCATAACTTCTACCGCCGACTCGACGCGCTCTTGGAGCTGGGCTTCCTCTATGAGGCCAGCCAAGACCTCTACAGCCACACGGGTCAGCCTTCGCTGGCCCCCGTCGTGTTCTTTAAGTTGGTACTGGTGGGCTACTTGGAGAACATTACTAGCGACCGCCGCTTGCTCGAGCACTGCGCGATGCGGCTGGACCTGCTTTACTTTCTGGGCTACGAGCTCGACGAAGCCCTACCCTGGCACTCCACGGTGAGCCGCACCCGCCAACTCTACCCGGCCGCCCTATTTGAGCAGCTTTTCGACCGCATCTTCAGTCTCTGCGTGCAACAAGGCTTGGTGGCGGGCAACACCCAGACGGTGGACTCGGCCCCGGTGAAAGCCAATGCCTCGCTCGACAGCCTGTGCGAAAAGCAGCCGGTACACGCGGTGCAACCGATCTTGACCGTGGTGGGGAGCCCACCGAAACCACCGGCCACGCCGCACCCAGCCTCGATTCGCTCCGCGCCGGCTCACCAGTTACGCTACGAAGCCACGCGCCAGGCTAAACGACAGCGAGAACCTGCTTCCTTGGGCGCTACCCGCCCCCACGCACGCTTGCTCAGCAACAAAACCCATTACAGTCCCACCGGTCCGGAGGCGCGTATCTCCATCAAGCCCGGCAAAGTGCGCGCCCTGAACTACCTCTGCAGCCTGGCCGTGGATACCACCAAGGGCGTGATCAGTCATGTGCAAGCGGACCTGGCCGACTCGCGCGACAGTTTGCACTTGCCCGGTCTCGTGCAACGATTACAGCAACGACTGCAAGCCCATGAGCTGCAGCTGCGCGACCTGGTGGCCGACACGGGCTACTCCAACGGCTTCAACTATGCGCTGCTCGAACACCAGGGCGTCACTCCCTGGATCCCCGTTTTTGGGCAATACAAAC from Hymenobacter sp. GOD-10R carries:
- a CDS encoding integrase core domain-containing protein, whose product is MSSQYSAIRFKDLVAKHGAQQSMSRRGNCYNNAHGESFWSRFKAELLDGGSFPGSAEAKLEISHHIA
- a CDS encoding PAS domain S-box protein is translated as MLTSFYILLMSTSAPLLASSEHEEYIATLQHALEVATARAKIAEQRLTELTEHLHEGVLLVDSEGIISVINTQLCELLGLPGASRQWIGKSISDLVEQAEHTILDQSAFAQLLHEAYAYQGRADYVVRLPDGRVLLRDSRPLGPSEMSNGFLVCYRDATAQFRIEDALRQVALVPDQNPNPIVRLDHRGQVLYMNPAAQRCRTECTPESFARADAEMRLAAARALASGSAERFNMSAGTYHFDVFVVPISAEGYANLYLVDMTARYLAEQRTRDTQAHLAEQQAFMQQVLDTDASMIYVRDVEGRFIFRNLALVQLSKLTYPLQSDSPATPLTTEQQQWAAADQQVLATGQEVVTEDTLTLLDGSIRYFHTIKRPLPRPDGTVHILGVSTDVTSLKQTELELKHREKQYRDLQHYTHALIGTHDLQGNMLSVNPALEALLGVSAAELVGTSLATIMPAADAVTFPHYLERIAAAGEETGVQRVQIDSDGTIRYLLYRNLLVQEPGQAAYVVSHAHDITERIHAERAVLHAKEAAESAARAKESFLANMSHEIRTPLNGILGMAGQLAKTRLDARQREFVHVILYSGQHLLSILNDVLDMAKISAGKLELEQIPFHVDDAITQALQPLVLQAAKKGITFKEVSVPESSSFPWVVGDMHRLNQILINLVANAVKFTEMGGQVQVGTYWHAEDAETITLEFRVEDTGIGISPEKLPHIFDDFQQAYAATSRQYGGTGLGLSISRAIVQQMHGEILVKSEVGVGSTFAFRLPFQKAADKTSAPVVTPYDTGCLRGLRVLLAEDNLVNRKVANLLLQEWGCVVVEATDGHMALLQAQTQVFDIILMDIQMPGLSGVEVTTAIRAILDPTRAQIPIMALTANAFQSDLAFYRAAGMNDCLAKPFREEEFYHKLVTLQRIYSTSPLYDLRYLHEMANGRPTFVTSMLQAFRQSSTLVLAELRANVTVANWTRVGELVHHLKPNLEMLGVTAAVDPIQLLYSVRQRQESSLAYEEEELQTAATKLIELVNRIVTTLPHAN
- a CDS encoding LytTR family DNA-binding domain-containing protein, giving the protein MSKPEFLPTLACVIIDDNPMSRLALQHFIEITDNLTWQVSLPDGVQALNFFRNGGHADVLFLDIEMPHLSGLELLRVLPQPHPQVVLVTSHRDFAEDAFDLQVADYLVKPVAYARFARTVSRLQTNAQLLPADLTTTTDDAHLYVKTNNKLVRLNFDDVYYIEALSAYSILVTEKQKHIVYATLKALAERLPFAHFQRVHRSYVINTHHIHAVEDSMILLGSYEIPLGKAYREDFFSKLRSL
- the mscL gene encoding large conductance mechanosensitive channel protein MscL, with amino-acid sequence MSFIAEFKEFVSKGNVLDLAVGVIIGAAFSKIVDSMVNDILMPVVGLANHGKDFKDAFLTLNSESYGTLEQAKAAGAATLNYGLFLNAVLNFLIIAFVIFWVVKLANYFRRPAPTLPVPVLQLTKDQMLLMEIRDSLRPETRLIAH
- a CDS encoding MBL fold metallo-hydrolase, giving the protein MKIKQFKDETFSQLSYAVVSESTHEIVLIDPARNPQPYYEYAQVQQARIVGIIETHLHTDFVSSHLEIACATGSVIRVSRRGNVHFPHIGFDEGDSFQLGNLTFQALNTPGHSPESVSIVLCHTEKCVAVFCGDTLLTGDVGRPASQESDTNLPQYEAAARQLFHSIYKKLLLLADNVLIYPAHGDKYSNIGTEKVGNYALQANTEEEFLTLVHADASRTSPYIALAALLNKMGAPAYQWSISRVVRLSAVTCMETGILIIDTRSAPLRQLAPVHCAVHLPLDQQFVIGLANLVCSGELFYLVAADEHSREKLIQQTAKIGYETLLKGTLVFSANAADCLSACSTGSH
- a CDS encoding IS1182 family transposase, with protein sequence MQGKKQFTDQVVTHFRLSEWVTTHNFYRRLDALLELGFLYEASQDLYSHTGQPSLAPVVFFKLVLVGYLENITSDRRLLEHCAMRLDLLYFLGYELDEALPWHSTVSRTRQLYPAALFEQLFDRIFSLCVQQGLVAGNTQTVDSAPVKANASLDSLCEKQPVHAVQPILTVVGSPPKPPATPHPASIRSAPAHQLRYEATRQAKRQREPASLGATRPHARLLSNKTHYSPTGPEARISIKPGKVRALNYLCSLAVDTTKGVISHVQADLADSRDSLHLPGLVQRLQQRLQAHELQLRDLVADTGYSNGFNYALLEHQGVTPWIPVFGQYKPEAAGFSYHAAADEYRCGADKPLPFRKYSTKADGAWVKHYRAAYQDCQQCAHKGNCVPYADYKQLVRSAFDAAYRRAWHRQRSRRGQYMHRVRQGTVEPVFGNLLHHYGLRRINVRGRAGAHKSMLLAAIAYNLKKLLRYAPKQQLGVALSALATAWTAL